The following are encoded in a window of Ferribacterium limneticum genomic DNA:
- a CDS encoding nuclear transport factor 2 family protein has product MTSISLLQPRFQKLKTLRAMAIGLAISFAVPAFADNLPEVQRLIKQGQYPQAMEKVDAYLSSRPKDAQGRFLKGLIYTEMNKPAEAISVFTKLSEDYPELPEPYNNLAVLYAQQKQYDKARTALEMAIRTHPSYAIAYENLGDVYAKLASQAYDKALQLDNSNSTTQNKLALIRDLITTSGKGNVKPQPAAAAPVVAAPVAVAAPVAAKPAAAAPNATIVTSTPGAASASPASKPTAIAAAPAPAAAVATPAPAAAPTPAPAPAKATAGSDDVIKAMNAWADAWSRKDMRAYLGAYAHEFDTPKGMSRKAWEQEREQRIAGKGGKISVSFDTPQVTINGDKATAKFRQHYKATGLSSSTTKTLVFVRAGSKWLIKEENAR; this is encoded by the coding sequence ATGACCTCTATTTCCCTGCTCCAGCCCCGTTTTCAGAAGCTCAAGACGTTGCGTGCAATGGCGATTGGCCTGGCCATCAGCTTCGCCGTACCGGCTTTCGCCGACAACCTGCCGGAAGTCCAGCGCCTGATCAAGCAGGGCCAGTATCCGCAAGCCATGGAGAAAGTCGATGCCTACCTGAGCAGCCGCCCCAAGGATGCCCAGGGTCGCTTCCTGAAAGGCCTGATCTATACCGAGATGAACAAGCCGGCCGAAGCGATCAGCGTCTTCACCAAGCTTTCCGAGGATTACCCGGAACTGCCGGAACCCTATAACAACCTGGCCGTGCTCTACGCCCAGCAAAAGCAGTACGACAAGGCCCGCACGGCGCTCGAAATGGCCATAAGGACTCACCCGTCCTACGCCATCGCTTACGAAAATCTCGGCGATGTTTACGCCAAGCTGGCCAGTCAGGCCTACGACAAGGCCCTGCAACTGGATAATTCCAATTCGACGACGCAGAACAAGCTGGCCCTGATCCGCGATCTGATCACCACTTCCGGCAAGGGCAACGTCAAGCCGCAGCCGGCTGCCGCCGCACCTGTCGTTGCCGCACCGGTTGCTGTCGCCGCGCCGGTTGCCGCCAAGCCAGCCGCCGCTGCGCCGAACGCAACCATCGTCACGTCGACGCCGGGCGCTGCCTCCGCCTCACCAGCCAGCAAGCCGACAGCGATCGCCGCGGCGCCCGCTCCGGCCGCTGCAGTAGCGACGCCGGCCCCAGCCGCTGCACCGACCCCCGCCCCGGCTCCGGCCAAGGCAACCGCCGGCAGCGACGACGTCATCAAGGCCATGAACGCCTGGGCCGACGCCTGGTCGCGCAAGGACATGCGAGCTTACCTCGGCGCCTATGCACATGAATTCGACACGCCGAAGGGCATGAGTCGCAAGGCCTGGGAACAGGAACGCGAACAGCGCATCGCCGGCAAGGGCGGCAAGATCTCTGTTTCCTTCGATACGCCGCAAGTCACGATCAATGGCGACAAGGCCACCGCCAAGTTCCGCCAGCATTACAAGGCAACCGGTCTGAGCAGCTCGACGACCAAGACCCTGGTCTTCGTTCGGGCCGGTAGCAAGTGGCTGATCAAGGAAGAAAACGCCCGGTGA